Proteins found in one Anomaloglossus baeobatrachus isolate aAnoBae1 unplaced genomic scaffold, aAnoBae1.hap1 Scaffold_3101, whole genome shotgun sequence genomic segment:
- the LOC142268808 gene encoding uncharacterized protein LOC142268808 — protein sequence SYIIHYIIHYTLHHTLYITSRIIHYTLHHASYIIHYITHHTLYITSYIIHYITHHTLYITSRIIHYTLHHASYIIHYIIHHTLYITSRIIHYTLHHASYIIHYIIHHTLYITSRIIHYTLHHASYIIHYITHHTLYITLYITSTHHTFYITSRIIHYTLHHTLYITLYITSTHHTFYITSRIIHYTLHHTLYITLYITSTHHTFYITSHSGKHKSKWKRIREDGDTASRITINHATKIQEKEQLSQRPKLRGKDNCARDQASGEETTVIK from the exons tcatacattatacattacatcatacattatacattacatcatacattatacattacatcacgcatcatacattatacattacatcacgcatcatacattatacattacatcacgcatcatacattatacattacatcatacattatacattacatcacgcatcatacattatacattacatcacgcatcatacattatacattacatcacgcatcatatattatacattacattatacatcatacattatacattacatcacgcatcatacattatacattacatcacgcatcatatattatacattacattatacatcatacattatacattacatcacgcatcatacattatacattacatcacgcatcatacattatacattacatcacgcatcatacattatacattacattatacattacatcaacGCATCATACATTTTACATTACATCACGcatcatacattatacattacatcacacattatacattacattatacattacatcaacGCATCATACATTTTACATTACATCACGcatcatacattatacattacatcatacattatacattacattatacattacatcaacGCATCATACATTTTACATTACATCAC ATTCAGGTAAACACAAGAGTAAATGGAAGAGGATTAGAGAAGATGGGGACACTGCCAGCAGAATCACAATCAACCACGCGACCAAGATCCAAGAGAAAGAGCAACTGAGCCAGAGGCCAAAGCTCAGGGGAAAAGACAACTGTGCCAGAGACCAAGCTTCAGGTGAAGAGACAACTGTGATTAAG